The following are encoded in a window of Vigna unguiculata cultivar IT97K-499-35 chromosome 8, ASM411807v1, whole genome shotgun sequence genomic DNA:
- the LOC114195665 gene encoding transcription factor TGA7-like produces the protein MNSSSTQLVLAKRMGIYDPFHQVNMWGDSFKIDGSLNSIATPMFMMKPSMQNKSECTPHESREPSGDDQDSNEKPDRKVLRRQAQNREAARKCRLRKKAYVQQLETSRVKLMQLELEIEKAKKQGMYIRSAPDVSYMGSSGTINPGITLFELEYGQWIEELDRQNEELRNALHTRESDMQLHLLVESCLSHYANLFRIKAEAAKADVFYLISGAWKASVERLYLWIGGSRPSQLLNIIVPQLEPLTDQQIVSINNLRLSSQQAEDALSLGLDKLQQSLVHNIPSDPLIIGHYGFEMAAAMDKGEALEGFVNQADHLRQQTLLYMSRILTTGQTAQGLVAMGEYFHRLRTLSSLWTAHSCDPSFPTHLSN, from the exons CCTCGCGAAAAGGATGGGTATATACGATCCATTCCACCAAGTGAACATGTGGGGGGACAGCTTCAAAATTGATGGAAGCTTGAATTCAATTGCTACACCAATGTTCATGATGAAGCCAAGCATGCAGAACAAG TCTGAATGTACTCCTCATGAATCAAGGGAACCTTCTGGAGATGATCAAGACAGTAATGAGAAACCTGATAGAAAG GTGCTAAGACGTCAAGCTCAAAATCGTGAGGCTGCACGAAAATGTCGGCTGCGGAAGAAG GCTTATGTTCAACAATTAGAAACAAGCCGTGTGAAGCTCATGCAATTGGAGTTGGAGATTGAGAAAGCAAAAAAGCAG GGTATGTACATACGCAGTGCACCAGATGTTAGTTATATGGGATCATCCGGAACAATTAACCCAG GGATAACCTTGTTTGAACTTGAATATGGACAATGGATTGAAGAGCTCGATAGACAAAATGAAGAACTGAGAAATGCCTTACACACTCGTGAATCTGATATGCAGCTTCATCTACTTGTTGAGAGTTGCTTGAGCCACTACGCAAATCTTTTCAGGATCAAAGCAGAGGCAGCAAAAGCAGATGTCTTTTACTTGATCTCTGGCGCATGGAAAGCATCAGTGGAACGCCTTTATCTTTGGATTGGAGGATCCCGTCCATCACAGCTTCTAAAT ATTATTGTACCACAGCTTGAGCCTTTGACTGATCAACAAATTGTGAGTATTAACAACCTCCGGCTTTCATCTCAGCAAGCTGAAGATGCCCTTTCACTTGGATTGGACAAACTCCAGCAGAGTCTAGTCCACAACATTCCATCAGATCCCTTAATTATAGGACACTACGGCTTTGAGATGGCTGCTGCAATGGACAAAGGTGAAGCACTAGAAGGTTTTGTAAACCAG GCAGATCACCTTAGGCAGCAAACTCTGCTTTACATGTCAAGGATTCTGACAACTGGGCAAACTGCTCAAGGCTTGGTGGCTATGGGAGAATACTTCCATCGTCTTCGCACTCTTAGTTCTTTATGGACTGCTCATTCATGCGATCCTTCCTTTCCCACTCACCTCTCAAACTGA